One genomic window of Punica granatum isolate Tunisia-2019 chromosome 1, ASM765513v2, whole genome shotgun sequence includes the following:
- the LOC116192854 gene encoding pectinesterase 1-like, translating to MRLLILLLLLLLLPLLFLLPFSDGEDLIEQTCKLTPFPELCLSAFHSSPGSSSTDPHDLPGIMANSVLQNVNQTLDKIQQLLNRSPADPETEHFLAFCAELYIPVVKYNLPQAIDALSKGGLGFAAYEINDAVNAARDCEKKLSVASGSLLQVSDGNKLVTNLGAVALAIIKLLLNDF from the coding sequence ATGAGACtgcttattcttcttcttcttcttcttcttcttcctcttctatTCCTGCTTCCCTTCTCAGATGGGGAAGACCTCATAGAGCAGACCTGCAAGCTCACCCCCTTCCCGGAGCTCTGCCTCTCCGCCTTCCATTCGAGCCCCGGCAGCTCTTCCACTGACCCACATGACCTCCCCGGGATCATGGCCAATTCAGTCCTCCAGAACGTGAACCAGACCCTGGACAAGATCCAGCAGCTGCTCAACCGGTCCCCTGCCGACCCCGAGACCGAGCATTTCCTGGCCTTCTGCGCGGAGCTGTACATTCCGGTGGTAAAGTACAACCTTCCCCAGGCTATCGACGCACTGAGCAAAGGGGGGCTCGGGTTCGCTGCCTATGAGATCAATGACGCCGTGAACGCGGCTCGGGACTGCGAGAAGAAGCTCTCTGTGGCCTCGGGAAGTTTGTTGCAGGTGAGCGATGGGAATAAGCTAGTCACGAATTTGGGGGCAGTCGCACTGGCGATCATCAAATTGTTGCTGAATGATTTTTGA